Proteins from a genomic interval of Lactococcus protaetiae:
- a CDS encoding helix-turn-helix domain-containing protein: MDKNYGAVFKILRLQKGFSIKELTDSNISQSTLSRFENGQVNLSIDKFFHLLSKMNLSPQEYFTRLEETTGTSYSISMLNIITALDNRNYLEIETFLKNLERQGHSSPISRSLQLQITSIKALLHQIDSNYKIDEREIFNLKQYLLSTKTWGEFEIQLCGRAFYLFDTADLRLFLQRLLDPFNYSVVTFNIRLYTYIALVNLTDTLLYKQEYDLLDRVEKYLSVNPFPEHYIFQKGTLQFKLALFHFYTKDKEEALLEMHEIVTAFKVLGAEAFASRLREQIPEFDTENFNQE; encoded by the coding sequence ATGGATAAAAATTATGGTGCTGTTTTTAAAATTCTCCGATTACAAAAGGGATTCTCAATTAAGGAATTGACCGATAGTAATATTTCTCAATCTACATTATCTAGATTTGAAAATGGACAAGTGAATCTCTCAATTGACAAGTTTTTTCACCTTCTCTCAAAAATGAATCTCTCGCCTCAGGAATACTTTACTCGATTAGAGGAAACGACTGGAACCTCTTATTCAATTTCAATGCTTAATATTATTACTGCACTTGACAATAGAAATTATCTTGAAATTGAAACATTTTTAAAAAATTTAGAGCGACAAGGGCATAGTTCTCCTATTTCTCGCAGTCTCCAACTGCAGATAACAAGTATTAAAGCACTCCTTCATCAGATTGATTCCAATTATAAAATTGATGAGAGAGAAATTTTTAATCTTAAACAATACTTACTTTCTACAAAAACTTGGGGAGAGTTTGAAATCCAGCTTTGTGGCAGAGCCTTTTATCTTTTTGATACAGCAGATTTACGATTATTTTTACAGCGCTTATTAGACCCTTTCAATTATTCAGTTGTGACATTCAATATCCGTTTATATACTTATATCGCTCTAGTAAATCTTACTGATACGTTACTTTATAAACAAGAATATGACCTTTTAGACAGAGTAGAAAAGTATCTGAGTGTCAATCCATTTCCAGAGCATTATATTTTCCAAAAAGGAACCCTACAATTTAAATTAGCGCTTTTTCATTTTTATACGAAAGATAAGGAGGAAGCACTATTAGAAATGCATGAGATTGTAACTGCGTTTAAGGTGCTTGGTGCTGAAGCTTTTGCTTCTCGTTTAAGGGAACAAATTCCAGAGTTTGATACAGAGAATTTTAATCAAGAATAA